One stretch of Zingiber officinale cultivar Zhangliang chromosome 6B, Zo_v1.1, whole genome shotgun sequence DNA includes these proteins:
- the LOC121991662 gene encoding cell number regulator 2-like has translation MYPSKQEPYYDAPPTTNPYYGVPPPSTGVPVTAPPGTFQVQGHHQPTIGPWSTGLCDCCANPSNCCITCLCPCITFGQIAEIVDRGSTSCGASGALYALLMFLTCCSCLYSCCYRSKLRAQFGLREAPCNDCLVHCCCECCSLCQMYRELSRRGFDMSIGWHGNMERQGHMATMPPPAQDMTR, from the exons ATGTATCCCTCCAAGCAAGAGCCCTACTACGATGCCCCGCCGACTACCAACCCCTACTACGGCGTCCCACCGCCGTCTACAGGCGTCCCGGTGACCGCCCCACCGGGCACTTTCCAAGTCCAAGGTCATCATCAGCCGACGATCGGTCCGTGGTCCACCGGCCTCTGCGACTGCTGCGCCAACCCCAGCAACT GCTGCATCACCTGCCTCTGCCCCTGCATCACGTTCGGCCAAATCGCCGAGATCGTCGACAGAGGATCCACCT CGTGCGGGGCGAGTGGGGCGTTGTACGCGCTGCTGATGTTCCTGACGTGCTGCTCCTGCTTGTACTCCTGCTGCTACCGCAGCAAGCTGCGAGCGCAGTTCGGGCTGCGCGAGGCTCCCTGCAACGACTGCCTCGTCCACTGCTGCTGCGAGTGCTGCTCTCTCTGCCAGATGTACCGCGAGCTCAGCCGCCGCGGCTTCGACATGAGCATAG GTTGGCATGGGAACATGGAAAGGCAGGGGCACATGGCGACCATGCCACCGCCGGCCCAAGACATGACCCGCTGA